One window from the genome of Nitrospirota bacterium encodes:
- the dnaE gene encoding DNA polymerase III subunit alpha, translating into MPAQFVHLHLHTQYSLLDGANQIDPLVKQVKAFGQPAVAITDHGNMFGAVEFYQKAKAGGVKPIIGCEAYLAPGNRQSKESHLAHNDYYHLILLATNLAGYQNLIKLVSKAYLEGFYYKPRMDKELLQQHHEGLIALSGCLSGEVPYLIGQKDLDGAIKAAGEYREIFGTDHYYLEVQANGLEHQQIANRGLVEIHKKLGIPLAGTNDCHYLKKEDARPHDIMLCLQTGKTLNDPGRLRFDTDQLYVKSTEEIVAEFAELPEAVRNTCKIAEQCDLNLAFNKSYLPQYRVPEGETRESYLEKLATRGLAERLKEWPGSIPPEAYAARLKEELTVIITMGYAGYFLIVWDIINFARSRGIPVGPGRGSAAGSLVAYALRITDIDPLGYHLLFERFLNPERVTMPDIDMDFCMDRRGEVINYVIEKYGADHVCQIITFGTLGAKAAIRDVGRVMEIPYADVDRVAKLVPNQLNITLDDALLQEPRLRELTETDPKVAELMQTAKALEGLARHASTHAAGVVISDAPLTDHVPLYKGANDEIVTQYSMGDVEKIGLVKFDFLGLKTLTMISHAVRLVNERQPSPLDSAKLPLDDPATYALLASGRTTGIFQLESPGMRNLLVRIKPECFEDLIAILALYRPGPLESGMVEDFIKRKRDPSQITYDPPALEPILKETYGVIVYQEQVMAIANRLAGFSLGQADLLRRAMGKKKPEEMEKQKALFIQGAKKNHLSEKKAEKLFDLMAYFAGYGFNKSHSAAYALVTYQTAYLKAHHPTEFMAALLTSEMGNADKMVGYFTECRDLGIRVLPPDVNESYTVFTVVDEGIRFGLAAIKNVGEGAVESIIATRNEGGRFRSFSDFCRRIDLHKVNKRVLEGLIKVGAFDSSGARRAQLAAVLDRVMEEAAAVQRERAHGQTSIFGDPVGGGAAAAETIDPPLPDLPEWDQTQRLKHERELTGFYITAHPLARFAAAIERLSTTNSAHLSEVGDGKEVKLCGIVSTIKVMTTKKGDRMAYVQVEDPHGLVEVIVFPDLYRTAGALLAPESVVQVTGTVDRAEKGTRLKGLRLESLTDLLARSVSKVNVRIGEATEAASRLDQLQQILRRHPGPAPIYLTLCLAPDLEADTTPLPDLKVLPSDGFVAEVEEALGKGTVALL; encoded by the coding sequence GTGCCTGCCCAATTCGTCCACCTCCACCTCCATACCCAGTACAGCCTGCTCGACGGGGCGAACCAGATCGACCCGCTCGTCAAGCAGGTCAAGGCCTTCGGCCAACCGGCGGTGGCCATCACCGACCACGGCAACATGTTCGGAGCGGTGGAGTTCTACCAGAAGGCCAAGGCTGGCGGGGTCAAGCCGATCATCGGCTGCGAGGCCTACCTGGCGCCGGGGAACCGGCAGAGCAAGGAGAGCCATCTCGCCCACAACGACTACTATCACCTGATTCTCCTGGCCACGAACCTGGCCGGCTACCAGAACCTCATCAAGCTGGTCAGCAAGGCCTATCTGGAGGGCTTCTACTACAAGCCGCGGATGGACAAGGAGCTGCTCCAGCAACATCATGAGGGGCTCATCGCCCTCTCCGGCTGCCTCAGCGGAGAGGTCCCCTACCTGATCGGGCAGAAGGATCTGGACGGGGCCATCAAGGCCGCGGGGGAATACCGGGAGATCTTCGGCACGGACCACTACTATCTGGAAGTACAGGCCAACGGGCTGGAGCACCAGCAGATCGCCAACCGAGGCCTGGTCGAGATCCACAAGAAGCTGGGCATCCCCCTCGCCGGGACCAACGACTGCCACTATCTGAAGAAGGAGGACGCCCGCCCGCACGACATCATGCTCTGCCTCCAGACCGGCAAGACGCTCAACGATCCGGGCCGCCTCCGCTTCGACACCGACCAGCTCTACGTGAAGTCCACCGAGGAGATCGTGGCCGAGTTCGCGGAGCTGCCGGAGGCGGTGCGGAACACCTGCAAGATCGCGGAGCAGTGCGACCTCAACCTAGCCTTCAACAAGAGCTACCTCCCCCAGTACCGGGTCCCCGAGGGCGAGACCCGCGAGAGCTACCTGGAGAAGCTGGCCACCAGGGGCCTGGCCGAGCGGCTGAAGGAGTGGCCCGGCTCGATCCCGCCCGAGGCCTACGCGGCGCGCCTCAAGGAAGAGCTGACCGTGATCATCACGATGGGCTACGCCGGCTACTTCCTGATCGTCTGGGACATCATCAACTTCGCCCGCTCCCGCGGCATCCCGGTCGGGCCTGGCCGGGGCTCGGCGGCCGGCAGCCTGGTCGCCTACGCGCTCCGGATCACGGACATCGACCCGCTCGGCTATCACCTCCTGTTCGAGCGGTTCCTGAACCCCGAGCGGGTCACGATGCCGGACATCGACATGGACTTCTGCATGGACCGGCGCGGCGAGGTCATCAACTACGTGATCGAGAAGTACGGGGCGGACCACGTCTGCCAGATCATCACGTTCGGGACCCTCGGGGCCAAGGCGGCCATCCGCGACGTGGGGCGCGTCATGGAGATCCCCTACGCGGACGTGGACCGGGTCGCCAAGCTCGTGCCCAACCAGCTCAACATCACGCTGGACGACGCATTGCTCCAGGAGCCGCGCCTGCGGGAGCTGACCGAAACCGATCCCAAGGTGGCCGAGCTGATGCAGACCGCCAAGGCTCTGGAAGGGCTGGCGCGGCACGCCTCCACCCACGCGGCCGGGGTCGTGATCTCCGACGCCCCGCTCACCGACCACGTGCCGCTCTACAAGGGGGCCAACGACGAAATCGTCACCCAGTACTCGATGGGCGACGTCGAGAAGATCGGGCTCGTCAAGTTCGACTTCCTGGGCCTGAAGACTCTGACGATGATCAGCCACGCGGTCCGGCTGGTCAACGAGCGGCAGCCTTCGCCGCTGGACAGCGCGAAGCTCCCGCTGGACGATCCGGCCACCTACGCCCTGCTGGCCTCCGGCCGGACGACCGGCATCTTCCAGTTGGAAAGCCCCGGCATGCGCAACCTGCTGGTGCGGATCAAGCCGGAGTGCTTCGAGGACCTGATCGCGATCCTGGCCCTCTACCGGCCCGGCCCGTTGGAGAGCGGCATGGTGGAGGACTTCATCAAGCGCAAGCGGGACCCGTCCCAGATCACCTACGACCCGCCGGCGCTGGAGCCGATCCTGAAGGAGACCTACGGCGTGATCGTGTACCAAGAGCAGGTCATGGCCATCGCCAACCGCCTGGCCGGCTTCTCGCTCGGGCAAGCCGACCTGCTCCGCCGCGCCATGGGGAAGAAGAAGCCGGAGGAGATGGAGAAGCAGAAGGCGCTCTTCATCCAGGGGGCCAAGAAGAACCACCTCTCGGAGAAGAAGGCCGAGAAGCTGTTCGACCTGATGGCCTACTTCGCCGGCTACGGCTTCAACAAGTCGCACTCGGCAGCCTACGCGCTCGTCACGTACCAGACCGCCTATTTGAAGGCCCACCACCCGACCGAGTTCATGGCCGCCCTGCTCACGAGCGAAATGGGGAACGCCGACAAGATGGTCGGCTACTTCACGGAGTGCCGGGACCTCGGCATCCGCGTGCTCCCGCCGGACGTGAACGAGAGTTACACGGTCTTCACGGTCGTGGACGAGGGCATCCGGTTCGGCCTGGCGGCGATCAAGAACGTGGGCGAGGGGGCGGTGGAGTCCATCATCGCGACCCGGAACGAGGGGGGCCGGTTCCGATCCTTCTCCGACTTCTGCCGGCGCATAGACCTGCACAAGGTCAACAAGCGCGTGCTCGAAGGGCTGATCAAGGTCGGCGCGTTCGACTCCTCCGGCGCGCGGCGCGCGCAGCTCGCGGCGGTCCTGGACCGGGTCATGGAGGAGGCCGCCGCCGTCCAGCGCGAGCGCGCCCACGGGCAGACCAGCATCTTCGGGGACCCGGTGGGCGGCGGAGCGGCCGCCGCGGAAACTATCGACCCGCCCCTGCCCGATCTCCCCGAGTGGGACCAGACCCAGCGGCTCAAGCACGAGCGGGAGCTCACCGGCTTCTACATCACCGCCCACCCGCTGGCCCGCTTCGCCGCCGCGATCGAAAGGCTCTCGACCACGAACTCCGCGCACCTCTCCGAGGTCGGCGACGGCAAGGAAGTGAAGCTCTGCGGCATCGTGTCCACGATCAAGGTCATGACCACCAAGAAGGGCGACCGGATGGCCTACGTCCAGGTGGAGGACCCGCACGGGCTCGTGGAGGTGATCGTGTTCCCGGACCTCTACCGGACCGCCGGCGCCCTGCTCGCGCCCGAGAGCGTCGTGCAGGTGACGGGGACCGTGGACCGGGCGGAGAAGGGCACGCGGCTCAAGGGCCTCCGCTTGGAATCCCTCACGGACCTGCTGGCCCGGTCGGTCAGCAAGGTGAACGTGCGGATCGGCGAGGCGACCGAAGCGGCGTCCCGTCTGGACCAGCTCCAGCAGATCCTGCGGCGGCATCCGGGTCCGGCCCCGATCTACCTTACCCTCTGCCTCGCACCGGACCTGGAAGCGGACACGACGCCGCTCCCGGATCTGAAGGTGCTCCCCAGCGACGGGTTCGTGGCCGAGGTGGAAGAGGCGCTGGGCAAGGGCACGGTGGCGCTGCTATAA
- a CDS encoding nucleotidyl transferase AbiEii/AbiGii toxin family protein — protein sequence MDQLAEAERLLERKFRIEPFPHGLNVSAPGSDLRVQIQTDPRYLSFVGRATVKNVLGLSLPVASPEDVLQGKLWAVVDSERQPSKRQKDQADIARLLEAYPELRKRVPSEVLARLV from the coding sequence GTGGACCAACTTGCGGAGGCCGAGCGGCTGTTGGAGCGAAAATTTAGGATTGAGCCGTTCCCCCATGGTCTCAACGTGTCCGCTCCCGGATCGGACTTGCGCGTCCAGATTCAGACTGATCCCCGGTATCTTTCGTTCGTGGGTCGGGCGACGGTCAAGAATGTGTTGGGTCTGAGTCTGCCCGTGGCAAGTCCGGAAGACGTGCTGCAAGGCAAGCTGTGGGCGGTGGTGGACTCCGAGCGACAGCCGAGCAAGCGGCAGAAGGATCAGGCCGACATCGCGCGGCTGCTGGAAGCCTACCCTGAGTTGCGAAAACGGGTTCCCTCTGAGGTACTGGCTCGGCTGGTATGA
- a CDS encoding caspase family protein has protein sequence MTRRTLRKALALVLQTSLVVMLSGCVMPPERRDPFVTLAKADTSYRNLTLGLVFSDNTKNAIQYAHKLYSGGLKNWVAPIAENTFQDIAAVFQRNFKTAIKIERAEDARTVGADLVAILDIYAKFPNSNFEGATIDVNTMFLKSDNEQIDLIRVKGVASLSLDMGMAIQNATDEVVNKLESALRGSVKLAELNTAKAEFMIAERPATPPGPAIPDSDVDHVRAVKVSAKKSAYAVVVGIEQYREKLPKADFADRDATLMGEYLTRVLGYPEENVIVRVNAKAAKTDLEKYFEGWLPNNVENDSSVFIYYSGHGAPNPKTGEAYLVPYDGDPTFVEKTGYPLKRLYAALDKLPAKDVTVVLDSCFSGAGGRSVLAQGAKPMVLSVENAIVAGGKTVVLSASAGDQISSAYSEKGHGLLTYFFLKGLQGEGDLNKDGTIDLAELYEYVKPRVQKVARKQFNNEQTPQLLASPDLLRKGVGRLVERAQ, from the coding sequence ATGACTCGCCGCACACTCCGCAAAGCGCTTGCCCTGGTATTGCAGACCAGTCTGGTGGTAATGCTCTCTGGTTGTGTGATGCCTCCTGAACGTCGAGACCCGTTTGTCACGTTAGCTAAGGCTGACACTTCCTATAGAAATCTGACGCTTGGGCTGGTTTTCTCGGACAACACGAAAAACGCCATCCAGTATGCGCACAAGTTGTATTCTGGAGGCTTGAAAAACTGGGTTGCCCCCATCGCCGAGAATACATTCCAAGACATCGCCGCTGTTTTCCAGAGGAATTTCAAGACGGCTATCAAGATCGAAAGGGCCGAGGATGCAAGAACCGTCGGCGCTGACTTGGTAGCTATCCTTGACATTTACGCGAAATTTCCGAATTCAAACTTTGAGGGCGCAACAATTGATGTGAACACCATGTTTTTGAAATCTGACAATGAGCAAATCGATTTGATTCGTGTCAAAGGGGTTGCCTCTCTTTCTCTTGACATGGGCATGGCCATTCAAAACGCTACGGATGAAGTGGTCAACAAATTGGAATCCGCCCTGCGTGGATCGGTAAAGTTGGCTGAATTAAACACGGCCAAGGCCGAATTTATGATCGCTGAGCGGCCAGCTACTCCGCCTGGTCCGGCGATCCCGGACAGCGATGTCGATCATGTGCGCGCAGTAAAGGTGTCCGCAAAAAAGTCCGCATATGCCGTAGTGGTCGGCATCGAGCAGTATCGGGAGAAGCTTCCGAAGGCGGACTTTGCGGATCGGGATGCAACCCTCATGGGCGAGTATCTGACCAGGGTTCTGGGGTATCCGGAAGAAAACGTGATCGTGCGTGTTAACGCCAAGGCCGCCAAGACGGATTTGGAAAAATACTTCGAAGGGTGGTTGCCGAACAACGTGGAGAACGACAGCTCGGTCTTCATCTATTATTCCGGGCATGGCGCGCCGAACCCAAAGACCGGCGAGGCGTACCTCGTGCCCTACGACGGCGATCCGACCTTTGTGGAGAAGACCGGTTATCCGCTCAAACGGCTTTATGCGGCGCTCGACAAGTTGCCCGCCAAGGACGTGACGGTCGTGCTGGATTCCTGTTTCTCCGGAGCAGGCGGACGGTCGGTCCTTGCACAAGGGGCCAAGCCGATGGTGCTCTCCGTGGAGAATGCCATCGTGGCCGGCGGAAAGACCGTGGTCTTGTCCGCCAGCGCCGGGGATCAGATTTCCAGTGCCTACTCGGAGAAGGGCCACGGGCTCCTGACCTATTTTTTCCTCAAGGGTCTGCAGGGGGAGGGCGATCTCAACAAGGACGGCACCATCGACCTAGCCGAGCTCTACGAGTACGTGAAGCCGCGGGTCCAGAAGGTCGCCCGCAAGCAGTTCAACAACGAGCAGACGCCGCAATTGCTGGCGAGTCCCGATCTTCTCCGCAAGGGCGTCGGCCGTCTGGTCGAGCGCGCGCAATAG